The Verrucomicrobium spinosum DSM 4136 = JCM 18804 genome includes a region encoding these proteins:
- a CDS encoding WD40 repeat domain-containing serine/threonine protein kinase — MPFPPVADSALPSRCARCGTPEVQWEEMTFCPRCIREFSGSDRLGKVGPYSLETLLGQGGMGYVYLACHESTGRAVALKTPRLEGRDRELFYRRFLQEAKALSALDHPGILPIYEVGEENGEPWFAMKLAESGTLADLMASGKGRLDQREASSMLADIANAVQYAHDRGVLHRDLKPHNILLDERGQAMVGDFGLARWEGQESTMSVTLLALGTPEYAAPELALGRAPSAAADIYSLGAVFYHTLAGHPPYRGANPAGTLTLAVEGRVEPLTQHGIAEDLWQVCRKCLEPDPTDRYNTASELELDLRSWLAGAAVSVRRLSPTEKLRRVVRRNPMVTALSLTTALALVLALAAVVVADRRVLGYERERGQMAGRLAEERLHTARLAQVELLLSSRRAGQRTRALEIVRESWHRKPEPGLRELAVRALALGDFVQREGPTVLPRRFSLPPGTTEAMSRSSQRRARLLPSDDDGDMVQIVSPAGNEETVLKLDGKLMAMAWNAEGDQLVLACTAMRTYRWRAGTKEMENRLRPRDSATIGFVWHPGGRHIACVAADGVLWIWDLDRADEVIAESLGAVVDPLPEWKNEGRELAWQDANGTRRQMVVVLPTGVRILRRQSDGLRRENFSTIAVDARREQVLWSTANGIQIWEPVVGRQRQVALKSGREWMGVRFTGAGIQTCGWNSGLRGLTDAQLASGEVLPDRPGVSPYVGAVLMGGSGNGWLALLQGPLQRFVVVKPGVKGARTLPHPLPYSVTLNHDGSRAATSSFQNPGVLIWDLSGPGMSARQGRELAEVEPAASLAFSPDGGRLLTVSNHRGAVWDVTSGALLANLGAGESFSFGAWLPDGRTVLVQNGRGSQLYSAEGGELQARLPHPAPLAGDEHVALAVDVRENWIAEQLEDSSVILWDWDEVQRELTQLGMWE, encoded by the coding sequence ATGCCATTCCCTCCGGTCGCTGATTCTGCTCTGCCTTCGCGCTGTGCTCGTTGTGGCACGCCGGAGGTGCAGTGGGAAGAGATGACCTTTTGCCCGAGGTGCATCCGGGAGTTTTCCGGGTCAGACCGGTTGGGGAAAGTCGGCCCCTATTCACTCGAGACCCTGCTTGGACAGGGGGGCATGGGCTATGTCTATCTTGCCTGCCATGAGAGCACGGGAAGGGCGGTGGCGCTGAAAACACCCCGGCTGGAAGGGCGGGATCGCGAGTTGTTCTACCGGCGCTTCCTCCAGGAGGCGAAGGCACTGTCCGCCCTGGATCACCCCGGCATCCTGCCGATCTACGAGGTGGGGGAGGAGAATGGCGAGCCGTGGTTTGCCATGAAGCTTGCGGAGAGTGGCACCCTGGCAGATCTGATGGCCAGCGGGAAGGGGCGGCTTGATCAGCGGGAGGCCTCCTCCATGCTGGCGGACATAGCCAATGCCGTGCAGTACGCGCATGACCGGGGTGTTCTGCACCGGGATCTCAAGCCCCACAACATCCTTCTGGATGAGCGCGGGCAGGCCATGGTGGGAGACTTTGGGCTGGCCCGTTGGGAGGGGCAGGAATCAACGATGAGCGTAACTCTGCTTGCCCTGGGGACGCCAGAGTACGCCGCCCCTGAGCTCGCTCTTGGCCGGGCTCCTTCAGCAGCGGCGGATATCTACTCTCTTGGCGCGGTCTTTTACCACACGCTGGCAGGGCATCCTCCCTATCGAGGTGCCAACCCGGCAGGCACACTCACGTTGGCGGTGGAAGGCCGGGTGGAACCCTTGACCCAGCACGGGATCGCTGAAGATCTGTGGCAGGTCTGTCGCAAGTGTCTGGAGCCAGATCCCACAGACCGCTACAACACGGCGAGCGAGCTGGAATTGGACCTCCGCTCGTGGCTCGCGGGGGCGGCGGTCAGCGTGCGGCGACTCTCGCCCACCGAAAAACTAAGGCGGGTGGTACGGCGCAATCCCATGGTGACCGCGCTCTCTCTGACCACTGCGCTGGCTCTCGTGCTGGCCCTGGCGGCGGTGGTGGTGGCAGATCGTCGGGTGCTTGGCTACGAACGGGAACGCGGCCAGATGGCGGGACGACTGGCTGAGGAGAGGTTGCATACCGCCCGCCTCGCTCAGGTGGAGTTATTGCTGTCGAGTCGTCGGGCGGGGCAGCGTACCCGGGCGCTGGAGATCGTGAGAGAATCGTGGCACCGCAAACCCGAGCCTGGGTTGCGGGAACTGGCGGTGCGTGCTCTTGCGCTCGGAGACTTTGTTCAACGGGAGGGGCCCACTGTCCTGCCGAGGCGGTTCAGCCTCCCACCGGGCACCACGGAGGCGATGTCACGGAGCAGCCAGCGCCGGGCCAGACTTCTGCCCTCTGATGACGACGGAGACATGGTGCAAATCGTGAGTCCCGCTGGGAATGAGGAAACCGTGCTCAAGCTCGATGGAAAACTGATGGCAATGGCATGGAATGCAGAGGGGGATCAACTCGTGCTCGCCTGCACTGCCATGCGCACCTATCGCTGGAGGGCGGGGACAAAAGAGATGGAAAACCGCCTCCGGCCCCGAGACAGTGCGACGATCGGATTCGTCTGGCACCCTGGAGGCAGGCACATTGCATGTGTGGCGGCGGATGGGGTGTTGTGGATCTGGGATCTGGATCGTGCGGATGAGGTGATCGCCGAGTCTCTGGGCGCGGTGGTGGACCCGTTGCCTGAATGGAAAAATGAGGGGCGAGAACTCGCGTGGCAGGATGCCAATGGCACGCGCCGGCAGATGGTGGTGGTCCTCCCCACAGGCGTGCGCATCTTGCGGCGTCAGAGTGACGGGCTGCGGAGGGAGAATTTCTCCACCATAGCGGTCGATGCCCGGCGGGAGCAGGTGCTGTGGTCCACGGCAAATGGCATCCAGATATGGGAGCCTGTGGTGGGGAGGCAACGGCAAGTGGCCCTCAAGAGCGGGCGCGAATGGATGGGCGTGCGCTTCACCGGGGCTGGTATTCAGACCTGTGGATGGAACTCAGGCTTGCGCGGTCTGACGGATGCGCAGCTTGCGAGCGGCGAAGTTTTGCCGGATCGGCCCGGGGTGTCGCCGTATGTTGGGGCCGTGCTCATGGGCGGCTCCGGAAACGGCTGGCTGGCCCTGTTGCAGGGGCCGCTGCAGCGCTTTGTCGTGGTGAAACCCGGAGTCAAAGGGGCCCGCACCCTGCCTCATCCGCTGCCATACTCTGTCACCTTGAATCATGATGGCAGCCGTGCAGCCACGAGTAGTTTTCAAAATCCCGGCGTCTTGATCTGGGATCTCTCCGGCCCCGGCATGAGCGCGCGCCAGGGACGGGAGCTGGCCGAGGTGGAGCCTGCCGCCTCCCTGGCGTTTTCACCAGATGGAGGGCGCCTGCTTACTGTGAGCAATCATCGGGGTGCGGTATGGGATGTGACTTCAGGGGCGCTTCTCGCCAACCTCGGGGCCGGCGAATCTTTCAGCTTCGGGGCATGGCTGCCAGATGGTCGCACCGTGTTGGTGCAGAATGGGCGTGGCTCGCAACTCTA